DNA sequence from the Deltaproteobacteria bacterium genome:
GGTACGGCTTGGGAATAGGAAACATAGATCGCTTTGCGCTTGGTAAGGCCCTCGTTGTATTCATCCGCCACTTTTCTGGGACATTTTTCCGCGCACACTCCGCAGGCGATGCATTTTTCCATGTCCACATATCTCGGACGCTGAAACACAGTGACCGTGAAATCGCCCTCTTTCCCGTCGATGGCGACAACCTCCGAAAGGGTTAGCAGTTCAATGTTGATATGCCGGCCGACCTCGACCAGTTTGGGGGAAATAATTCACATGGAGCAGTCGTTGGTGGGAAATGTTTTGTCAAGTTGCGCCATGGCACCGCCAATTGCCGGCGATTTTTCCACCAGGTAGACATAAAAACCTGCGCTGGCTATATCCAGTGCAGCCTGCATGCCGGCAATCCCGCCGCCGACCACCACCACAGCTCCCTTAATATCTTCAACGTTTCGATCTGGATTCATAAAAGGCCTCTTTTGTTCTGCTTTCTTAACAGCAACCCAAGAAAAAACGGCAGCACGCAGCTCCCCATTCACTCCTGCGTTACCACTGCGGGGTTCACTCTTTGAAGAATGCCTTTTCAACGGTTGTATTCAGATCATCGTCGGTGAAAGGTTTGGTCAGATAATCAGCGGCACCCAGTTTCATGGCCTGTACCGCATTCGACATGGTCGAGTATCCTGTCATAACGATGATGCAAGGCATCGGTGACATGTTGCAGACCTCCCGCAGAATCTCCATTCCGTCGACATCCGGTAATTTTATGTCCAGTAAAATGACCTCGTACGTTTCCTTTCTGATCGCCTCCAAGCCGGTTCTGCCTGTCAGACAGCGGTCAACCCTATGGCCCCTTTCGCCGAGCACCAGTTTACACGCGTCGCAGATAACGCTTTCATCATCTATCACGAGAATGCGAATGGGTTTTAGCGGTTTCATTTTTCAATAGGCAACGAATCGCATGCAGCGGGACCTCTATCGACATCGGAACCAATTTCCGGGATCGACAAAGGTGCACCGCCTACCAGGCTTCTCTTTCCAGACGTTTGTAGATAAACATGAGTTGTTTTTGGGTAAGCTCACCGACATTCTGGTTGATCCATTTCAGGTCTCCGGAGACAATCGCCGCCTTGGCCTCGCTGGAGAGGTGGTATCCCTCCAAGGCACTGGAGCCGTTTTGCATCAAATCTTTCCAGAAGTCGGAATCTTCAGCCGTTCGATTCAGAACCTGCGTAACCTCCCGCTTCTGGATGAGCCTCTGTTCCTCTGTTTCAGCCTTTTGGGCTTCTGTCTTGACTGCCGTTTCCTCTTGGGTCGACAGCGCTTCGGCAATGGCGTTTTTGATCTCTTCTTCGGTAAAAGGCTTGGGCAAAAAATCATGCACCCCCATTTTCATGGCCTCCACGGCCGTGGCGGTGGTACCATATCCCGTGATGACGATTACCTCGGTTTCGGGTTTCTGTTCTTTGACCTGCCTGATGATTTCCATGCCATTGATATCGGGCAGCCGGAGATCGGCAACCAGCAGTTCAAATTTCTTTTCCCGAAACGCCTTCATGGCCAGCTCGCCCGTACCGGCGAGAGCAACATCATACCCCTCTTCGGTAAGAACCATCTCCAGGCCCTTGGCAACGGTTACATCATCCTCCATGACCAGAATATGGCGAGGAATGTGGTCTACGCCAAACCGGTATTCTTGTAATGCCGTCATGTTGGCCCCTCCTTTTGTTTGCGATTAGAGTAAATTCTGACAGCATTTTATAATGTAGACAGCAAACCATGTGCCAAAAATGACACGCCCGCCCATTAAGCTAATTATGCATTGAATTCAAATTGTTACAATTTTTTCAGGCCGATCTCATTCCGCATCGACAACAGCGAAGTGCATATTAATTTATATGCTTCAAAAACCGCTACATACAAATTGAGTGTGATTTCTAATTGTTAGGAAATGTATAATAAATTATACGCTGGTATGCTTTTTCATACGACATGACTGCCGTCGGCTGGAAGGGGATGTCTCTTCATCGAGGGGAAATCTTGTGTTTTTTCAGAAGTGTCGAAAAATTGGACCGCTGCATGCCGACACGTTTAGCGGCATGGGTGATGTTCCAACCGGCTGCCTGCAGGGCTTTTCTAAGGAATTGTTTTTCGATGGGGCCATAATGCGTTTCGATGATTTTCGATTTGATCTGTTTTAGTTCATTCAGGGTCTGCGGGTCATTCCCGGTCGAGTGGTCATCCCCGGTATAGAGATTGCTTAAAAGGTGGCGGTATCCCAATACGTTTCTGTCGGACATGATGACCAGTCGTTCGACGATGTTTTTTAGCTGCCGCACATTGCCCGGCCAGTCGTAAGCAATCAGCACCTCTATGGCTTCATCTGAAAAGCCCTTTATTTGCCGCCCCATCTCCTTGCTGAAGGTTCGCAAAAAGTGATAGGCCAATCTGGGAATGTCGTCCCTGCGATCTCTCAGGGGAGGGATGTAGAGCGGAAGGACATTGAGGCGATAATAAAGATCTTTTCTGAAAAGGCCGTCTTGGGTCATCTTCTTTAAATCCTGGTTGGTTGCAGCGATGACGCGTAGGTCCGACTCCCTCGCGTGGCTTGCTCCCACCGGTTTGTACTGGTGGAACTCCATCACTCTTAGGAGTTTAGCCTGGAACTCGCAGTTTAAATTGGCGATCTCATCCAAGAACAGGGTGCCACCGTCGGCAATTTCAAAAATACCTGCTTTGTTCTGAGAGGCTCCCGTGAAGGCACCTTTGACGTGTCCGAACAATTCGCTTTCGAGGAGTGTGGAAGAAAATGTGCTGCAATCGATGGCGATGAACTGCTTAACCGCACGTTTGCTGTGGGCGTGGATCGCGTTGGCAAACAACTCTTTGCCGGTGCCGCTTTCTCCGATGATGAGGACCGTGCTGTCGGTCGGTGCGGCCTTGCGGATTTCATCAAATATTTCCAAAATTTTTGGATTTTTACCGATGATATTGCTGAAATCGAATTTTGCGAAAAGCTGTTCCCGGAGGATGAGGTTTTCCTCTTTCAGCCGTTTGTTCTCAATGGCCTTGGCAGCCGACAGGCGCAGTTCGCCATCGTAAAAAGGTTTGGAAAGGTAGTCGAAGGCCCCCAGCTTCATGGCTTCTACGGCGTTTTCTACCGAGGCATAACCGGTCATGACGACAAGGTTCACTGCAGGCTTTTCCTGGTGTATGCGTTTTAGGATTTCCAGTCCGTCCATGTCCGGGAGTTTAATATCGATCAGAACCAGATCGTAGTCGTTGCGCAGGGCATGGGCGACACCTGCAACGCCTGTCTCTGCAGCCGTTACCTGGTGGCCGGCTTCGCCCAGCACCAGCTTGCAGGCATCGCAAATCACCTTTTCATCGTCGATGACAAGAACGCGGGCCGGGGTGATCTTGGTTGTCGATCTCAACGGTTTCCCTCACGCTTCACCCCAGGGTTGCAAAAGCCATGGGGCAACAAATAGTTACCATGTTGCTCGTGCGACCATGGGGATTATTGAATAAGAGGAAGGCTGATGGTAAATCGGCACCCGCCTTCCTCGAGATTCTTCATGTTCAGGCGGCCCTTGTGATTGCGGATGATACCGTAACTGACGGACAATCCAAGCCCGGACCCATCCTGTTTGGTGGAAAAAAAGGGATCAAAGACCCTGCCCATCTGCTCCAGTGGGATGCCGGGGCCGGTATCGGAAATATGGACGACGATCCGTTTGCGGGAGGAATCCTCCAGGGTCTGGATCGTTATGCGGCCGTTCTTGTCAATCGCCTGGGCGCCGTTCAACAACAGATTGACAAAAACCTGTTCGATCTGGCCCTCATCCAACAAGGTTGGACTGATGTTGTCCGCTAAATTTCTGGCAAGCGTTATGTGCCGCAGTTTGAATTCGTTTTCCAGGATCTTATAGGATTTTTCGAAGATGTCATTGATGTTGGACAGAACTTTGGTCGGCTCTTGTTCCCGGCTGAATTCCAAAAGTTCCTGTATGATCACTTTACAGCGCTTTGTCTCGCGGATGATGATGCCCAACCCCTCGTGAAAGGGGCTTCCGGCAGGCGCCTTTTTATACAAGTTGGAGCTGTAAAGGAGAACCCCGGCTAAAGGGTTGTTGATTTCATGGGCAATACCGGCCGCCATGCGGCCTAAGGCAGACA
Encoded proteins:
- a CDS encoding response regulator, which produces MTALQEYRFGVDHIPRHILVMEDDVTVAKGLEMVLTEEGYDVALAGTGELAMKAFREKKFELLVADLRLPDINGMEIIRQVKEQKPETEVIVITGYGTTATAVEAMKMGVHDFLPKPFTEEEIKNAIAEALSTQEETAVKTEAQKAETEEQRLIQKREVTQVLNRTAEDSDFWKDLMQNGSSALEGYHLSSEAKAAIVSGDLKWINQNVGELTQKQLMFIYKRLEREAW
- a CDS encoding GAF domain-containing protein; translated protein: MKSLKKIETFYNAFREISRMVHSSTELQEVLELVVWKAAEALNAKGTMLRVLNLDTGELELNSAYGLSEEYLSKRPATQINLITDLYKENRAIVIKDVQHDPRIQYPKEIATEGIQKVIDVPLKFRNQIAGILRICFDTPRDFSKEEIQFLESLAAQCACAIEKVRYIEDQQTKYDQLALHTEKLSALGRMAAGIAHEINNPLAGVLLYSSNLYKKAPAGSPFHEGLGIIIRETKRCKVIIQELLEFSREQEPTKVLSNINDIFEKSYKILENEFKLRHITLARNLADNISPTLLDEGQIEQVFVNLLLNGAQAIDKNGRITIQTLEDSSRKRIVVHISDTGPGIPLEQMGRVFDPFFSTKQDGSGLGLSVSYGIIRNHKGRLNMKNLEEGGCRFTISLPLIQ
- a CDS encoding response regulator; translated protein: MKPLKPIRILVIDDESVICDACKLVLGERGHRVDRCLTGRTGLEAIRKETYEVILLDIKLPDVDGMEILREVCNMSPMPCIIVMTGYSTMSNAVQAMKLGAADYLTKPFTDDDLNTTVEKAFFKE
- a CDS encoding sigma-54 dependent transcriptional regulator, coding for MRSTTKITPARVLVIDDEKVICDACKLVLGEAGHQVTAAETGVAGVAHALRNDYDLVLIDIKLPDMDGLEILKRIHQEKPAVNLVVMTGYASVENAVEAMKLGAFDYLSKPFYDGELRLSAAKAIENKRLKEENLILREQLFAKFDFSNIIGKNPKILEIFDEIRKAAPTDSTVLIIGESGTGKELFANAIHAHSKRAVKQFIAIDCSTFSSTLLESELFGHVKGAFTGASQNKAGIFEIADGGTLFLDEIANLNCEFQAKLLRVMEFHQYKPVGASHARESDLRVIAATNQDLKKMTQDGLFRKDLYYRLNVLPLYIPPLRDRRDDIPRLAYHFLRTFSKEMGRQIKGFSDEAIEVLIAYDWPGNVRQLKNIVERLVIMSDRNVLGYRHLLSNLYTGDDHSTGNDPQTLNELKQIKSKIIETHYGPIEKQFLRKALQAAGWNITHAAKRVGMQRSNFSTLLKKHKISPR